One segment of Mugil cephalus isolate CIBA_MC_2020 chromosome 14, CIBA_Mcephalus_1.1, whole genome shotgun sequence DNA contains the following:
- the LOC125019838 gene encoding SH3 domain-binding protein 5-like, with translation MERNGNNCENDLQCAEEEEEVDPRIQGELEILNQSTDDINRWESELEDCRQRFRTVLVEATVKLDEQVKRIGRAVDDSKPYWEARKVAKQAQVEAQKATQEFQRAVENLRAAKETIALAEERLLEEDSRQFDSAWQEMLNHATQKVMEAEQARTRSEAEHRKTAANYNSCIGHMKQLERKLKRSINKSRPYFELKAKYYLQLEQLKRHVDERQAKIAVAKAEYSAALRNLESISEEIHAQRRSVAMGTREQGVGAEGDGGNEDIDNFKMESDGLSMVSVSVDDEASHGSGSEEEADTHSTSSPQAVPSSPSSSCSHPSTSACNPLDMSCSYPSSSLYTLSSSSSSSSCPDGLELVSPCSSHGPDSVCGSGHASPLLGPRSQCSGASSPDCDQERGDRAEGAETTLEAGLNKLTLTVAQKQDEDSGDETDPLYVNPEISSPSSASSILLLNNV, from the exons ATGGAACGAAATGGGAATAACTGTGAGAATGACTTACAGTGCgccgaggaggaagaagaagtggatCCCAGAATCCAG GGAGAATTGGAGATATTAAACCAGTCGACAGATGACATTAACCGCTGGGAGAGTGAGCTGGAG GACTGCCGCCAGAGGTTTCGCACGGTTCTGGTAGAAGCAACAGTGAAGCTGGATGAGCAGGTGAAGAGGATCGGACGAGCTGTGGATGACTCCAAGCCCTACTGGGAAGCTCGCAAAGTGGCAAAACAG GCCCAAGTTGAAGCCCAAAAGGCCACTCAGGAATTCCAGCGGGCAGTAGAGAACCTGCGGGCAGCCAAAGAAACCATCGCCCTGGCTGAGGAgaggctgctggaggaggacagcCGGCAGTTTGACTCTGCCTGGCAAGAAATGCTCAACCACGCTACACAAAAA GTTATGGAAGCAGAGCAGGCAAGAACACGCAGCGAAGctgaacacagaaaaacagccGCCAACTACAACTCCTGTATTGGTCACATGAAGCAGTTAGAAAGGAAACTGAAACGCTCCATCAACAAATCTAG ACCATATTTTGAACTGAAAGCCAAGTATTATCTACAGCTTGAG CAACTTAAGCGCCATGTAGATGAACGTCAAGCCAAAATTGCGGTAGCCAAGGCAGAGTACAGCGCAGCACTACGCAACCTAGAAAGCATCTCAGAGGAAATCCATGCTCAGCGACGCTCTGTTGCCATGGGAACCAGGGAACAAGGTGTTGGTGCAGAAGGAGATGGAGGTAACGAGGACATCGACAACTTCAAGATGGAGTCAGATGGTCTGTCAA tggtgtCAGTGTCAGTCGACGACGAGGCCAGTCACGGTAGCGGctcggaggaggaggccgaCACTCACTCCACATCCTCTCCCCAAGCAGTTCCATCTtcaccctcctcttcctgctcccaCCCTTCCACCTCTGCCTGCAACCCTCTTGACATGTCCTGCTCTTACCCGTCCTCCTCACTCtacaccctctcctcctcttcctcttcctcgtcttGTCCTGATGGCTTGGAGTTAGTGAGCCCCTGTAGCTCTCATGGCCCAGACTCAGTGTGTGGTTCTGGGCATGCATCACCTCTCCTGGGCCCTCGCAGCCAGTGCAGTGGAGCTTCCTCTCCAGACTGCGACCAAGAGagag gtgacagagcagagggagcagagaCAACGTTAGAGGCTGGTCTGAACAAGCTAACCTTGACTGTAGCACAAAAGCAAGATGAGGACTCCGGGGATGAAACAGACCCTCTTTATGTAAACCCTGAAATCTCCTCTCCCAGCTCCGCTTCTAGCATTCTGCTGCTTAACAACGTCTAA
- the mturn gene encoding maturin: protein MEFKHLVEAAEKWCSGNPFDLIFAEEDDERRLDFYAEPGVSFYVLCPGGTDSFHVWSESEDCLPFLQLAQDYISSCGKKTLLEVLEKVFTSFRPLLGLPDIEDDSFEHYHADMEGEPGPDHQQMGVSQQ from the exons ATGGAGTTCAAGCATCTGGTGGAGGCGGCGGAGAAGTGGTGCTCCGGTAACCCGTTCGACCTCATATTCgcggaggaggacgacgagagGCGGCTGGACTTTTACGCGGAGCCTGGCGTATCTTTCTACGTGTTGTGTCCCGGCGGCACAGACAGTTTT cacgtGTGGAGCGAGAGCGAGGACTGCCTTCCCTTCCTCCAGCTGGCGCAGGACTACATCTCCTCCTGTGGCAAGAAGACTTTGCTGGAGGTGCTGGAGAAGGTCTTCACGTCCTTCAGGCCT CTGCTGGGTCTTCCAGACATAGAGGACGACAGCTTTGAGCATTACCACGCTGACATGGAGGGGGAACCTGGGCCTGACCACCAGCAGATGGGGGTCAGCCAGCAGTGA
- the LOC125020450 gene encoding E3 ubiquitin-protein ligase ZNRF2-like, which yields MGAKPSSPVFDGRTRAYSSSDLPSGNPNGGERIAGFRYTNGPDGPRIRYTGGGPTSSGLSIPAGGRSGSHVLNQSLDVTDGDDEDQLPPEGHRLLIGSLPAQLSPRLLGGFHCPVCSKFMESGEIEKHLLMCFSKTRLTYNKDILSRDSGECSICLEELEQGDTIARLPCLCIYHKGCIDGWFQVNRSCPEHPTE from the exons ATGGGGGCCAAACCGAGCAGCCCCGTGTTTGACGGTAGAACTCGGGCTTACTCCAGCTCTGACCTCCCATCTGGAAACCCCAACGGAGGAGAAAGGATTGCGGGGTTTAGGTACACAAATGGACCTGATGGCCCCCGGATCCGATACACAGGTGGAGGGCCAACGAGCTCCGGGCTCAGTATACCGGCCGGCGGCAGGTCAGGGTCACACGTACTCAATCAGAGCCTCGATGTCACAGATGGTGACGATGAGGACCAGCTTCCTCCTGAGGGCCACAGGCTGCTGATAGGGTCCCTACCAGCTCAACTATCTCCTCGACTGCTGGGAG GCTTCCACTGtcctgtttgctccaagtttatGGAATCGGGGGAAATAGAGAAGCACCTGCTCATGTGTTTCAGCAAAACGCGCCTCACCTACAACA AGGACATCCTGTCCAGAGACTCTGGGGAATGTTCCATCTGTTTAGAAGAGCTGGAGCAGGGAGACACCATTGCCAGGCTGCCCTGCCTCTGTATCTACCATAAAGG GTGCATAGACGGGTGGTTTCAGGTGAATCGCTCATGTCCGGAGCATCCCACCGAGTAA